The Cucurbita pepo subsp. pepo cultivar mu-cu-16 chromosome LG08, ASM280686v2, whole genome shotgun sequence genome contains a region encoding:
- the LOC111800225 gene encoding 5-methyltetrahydropteroyltriglutamate--homocysteine methyltransferase 1-like — protein MASHIVGYPRMGPKRELKFALESFWDGKTTAEDLKKVAADLRSSIWKQMSAAGIKYIPSNTFSYYDQVLDTTALLGAVPPRYGWTGGEIGFDTYFSMARGNASVPAMEMTKWFDTNYHFIVPELGPEVTFSYASHKAVDEYKEAKALGVDTVPVLVGPVSYLLLSKPAKGVDKTFSLLSLLDKILPVYKEVISDLKAAGATWIQFDEPTLVRDLDSHQLQAFSNAYAGLESTLSGLNVLVETYFADVPAEAYKTLTSLKGVTAYGFDLVRGDKTLGLIKGDFPKGKFLFAGVVDGRNIWANDLAASVSTLEELATLVGKDKLVVSTSCSLLHTAVDLANETKLDNEIKSWLAFAAQKIVEVNALAKALAGAKDEAFFGANAAAHASRKSSPRVTNEAVQKAAAALKGSDHRRATNVSARLDAQQKKLNLPILPTTTIGSFPQTIELRRVRREYKANKISEEEYVKAIKEEISKVVKLQEELDIDVLVHGEPERNDMVEYFGEQLSGFAFTVNGWVQSYGSRCVKPPIIYGDVSRPKAMTVFWSTAAQSMTARPMKGMLTGPVTILNWSFVRVDQPRFETCYQIALAIKDEVEDLEKAGINVIQIDEAALREGLPLRKSEEAFYLDWAVHSFRITNCGVKDTTQIHTHMCYSNFNDIIQSIIDMDADVITIENSRSDEKLLSVFREGVKYGAGIGPGVYDIHSPRIPSTEEIADRINKMLAVLETNILWVNPDCGLKTRKYAEVNPALKNMVAAAKLLRTQLAGAK, from the exons ATGGCCTCTCACATTGTTGGATATCCTCGCATGGGCCCCAAGAGGGAGCTCAAGTTTGCCCTTGAATCATTCTGGGATGGGAAGACCACCGCTGAAGACTTGAAGAAGGTGGCTGCAGATCTGAGGTCCTCCATCTGGAAACAGATGTCTGCTGCTGGGATCAAGTACATCCCCAGCAACACCTTTTCATACTACGATCAGGTGCTCGACACCACTGCATTGCTTGGGGCCGTTCCTCCTAGATATGGTTGGACTGGCGGTGAGATTGGTTTCGATACCTACTTCTCCATGGCTAGAGGAAATGCGTCTGTTCCGGCTATGGAAATGACCAAGTGGTTTGACACAAATTA CCACTTCATTGTCCCCGAGTTGGGCCCAGAGGTGACCTTCTCTTATGCTTCCCACAAGGCTGTCGATGAATACAAAGAAGCCAAGGCT CTTGGAGTAGACACCGTTCCAGTTCTTGTTGGCCCTGTGTCGTACTTGTTGCTCTCTAAACCTGCAAAGGGTGTCGACAAGACCTTCTCCCTTCTCTCCCTTCTTGACAAGATCCTTCCCGTCTACAA GGAGGTTATTTCTGACCTCAAAGCGGCAGGCGCTACTTGGATTCAGTTTGATGAGCCTACTCTGGTGCGGGATCTTGACTCACACCAATTGCAAGCCTTCTCAAATGCATATGCTGGACTAGAATCAACTCTCTCTGGCTTGAATGTTCTTGTTGAGACATATTTTGCTGACGTCCCTGCTGAGGCATACAAGACCCTTACTTCTTTGAAGGGTGTCACTGCCTATGGGTTTGATTTGGTTCGTGGTGATAAGACACTTGGATTGATTAAGGGTGATTTCCCCAAGGGGAAGTTCCTTTTTGCTGGAGTAGTTGATGGAAGGAACATTTGGGCTAATGATCTTGCTGCCTCAGTTAGTACATTGGAGGAACTGGCTACCCTTGTGGGTAAAG atAAGCTTGTCGTCTCCACCTCCTGCTCACTTCTTCACACTGCTGTGGACCTTGCCAATGAAACCAAGTTGGACAATGAAATCAAATCATGGCTAGCTTTCGCTGCTCAAAAGATTGTTGAAGTCAATGCATTGGCAAAGGCTTTGGCTGGTGCGAAGGACGAG GCATTCTTTGGCGCTAACGCTGCAGCTCATGCTTCAAGGAAGTCGTCCCCAAGGGTGACCAATGAGGCTGTTCAGAAAGCG GCTGCTGCTTTGAAGGGCTCTGATCACCGCCGTGCTACAAATGTTAGTGCAAGACTTGATGCTCAACAGAAGAAGCTTAATCTTCCAATCCTTCCAACCACCACCATCGGTTCCTTCCCCCAAACCATTGAACTCAGGAGGGTTCGTCGTGAATACAAAGCTAACAA GATCTCCGAGGAGGAATATGTGAAGGCTATTAAGGAGGAAATTAGCAAGGTTGTCAAACTCCAAGAAGAGCTGGACATTGATGTTCTAGTTCATGGAGAGCCCGAG AGGAACGATATGGTTGAATACTTTGGGGAGCAGCTGTCAGGTTTTGCATTCACTGTCAATGGTTGGGTGCAATCATACGGATCCCGTTGTGTGAAACCTCCAATCATCTACGGTGATGTGAGCCGCCCGAAAGCCATGACTGTCTTCTGGTCTACTGCAGCTCAGAGCATGACTGCCCGCCCGATGAAGGGAATGCTCACGGGCCCTGTCACCATTCTCAACTGGTCGTTTGTTAGAGTTGACCAGCCAAG GTTTGAAACATGCTACCAGATTGCCTTGGCCATCAAGGACGAGGTCGAGGATCTCGAGAAGGCTGGCATTAATGTCATCCAAATCGATGAAGCTGCTTTAAGAGAAGGATTGCCTCTTAGGAAGTCTGAGGAAGCTTTCTACTTGGATTGGGCAGTTCATTCTTTCCGTATCACAAACTGTGGTGTCAAAGACACGACTCAG ATTCACACTCACATGTGCTACTCCAACTTCAATGACATCATCCAATCCATCATTGATATGGATGCCGACGTGATCACAATTGAGAACTCCCGTTCTGACGAGAAGCTCTTGTCAGTCTTCCGTGAGGGAGTGAAGTATGGTGCTGGAATTGGCCCCGGTGTGTACGACATTCACTCTCCTAGAATACCATCAACCGAAGAGATTGCAGACAGGATCAACAAGATGCTTGCAGTGCTCGAGACCAACATCTTATGGGTCAATCCCGACTGTGGTCTCAAAACTCGCAAGTACGCCGAGGTGAATCCTGCCCTCAAGAACATGGTTGCTGCCGCAAAGCTCCTCCGAACTCAGCTTGCCGGTGCCAAGTGA
- the LOC111800231 gene encoding uncharacterized protein LOC111800231, with protein MSLFDVMRGLYKAVIKEEWKSVQEELKEEMKIVFPMTTSRDTALHLAVYSGEEQPLKSLLAAITTVRDDFWRNSAGNTPLHEAATIGNLAAVKLLVDYNKDDLLTANIYGETPLFRAARCGHLDIVEFILEDCDDYLSRSPRNWTTRNNKPIIHAVIQSQKFDVVLKLAEFDESLLEMKDSEGKTALQILANMPLAFHSGSSLTFFESFIYTLLPNEDIYNYKPSNSESSKNHASCCLKNKKNGDLEAGTNSNRPPNFWIYFVGCLTGLFWRFIFLGWPQWKEMYKKKRHHKLGVTITKKLAQIDNSWRKTKVTPDTTEIDSTGISLSDENEKLDILEIQSKPVNNQGEIPDFEYNDHHETPLLLAAANGIIEIVDEIFQANPQAVDYLTVHDRNILHVAIAHRRKNIFDWILKRRLIMTRLVNRIDDMGFTALHHVGITKFYSGGTHGPALQLQEELKWYERKVHGELPLPVHRKK; from the exons TGACCACGAGCAGAGACACGGCGTTGCATCTGGCGGTGTACAGCGGAGAAGAGCAGCCGTTGAAGAGTTTACTGGCGGCGATTACCACAGTGCGCGATGATTTCTGGAGGAACAGTGCCGGAAACACGCCGTTGCATGAAGCTGCCACAATTGGGAATTTGGCGGCCGTGAAGCTTCTAGTTGATTACAATAAAGACGATCTGTTAACAGCGAATATTTATGGGGAAACTCCTCTGTTTAGAGCGGCTCGATGTGGGCATCTTGACATTGTTGAGTTCATCTTGGAGGACTGTGATGATTACCTGTCTCGATCCCCTAGGAATTGGACTACAAGAAACAATAAACCCATTATTCATGCAGTGATTCAGAGCCAGAAATTTG ATGTTGTGTTGAAACTGGCTGAGTTCGACGAGTCGCTGTTGGAAATGAAGGATTCAGAAGGCAAAACGGCTCTTCAAATCTTGGCTAACATGCCCCTCGCTTTCCATAGCGGATCCTCCCTCACCTTCTTTGAATCATTTATCTATACTC TGCTTCCTAACGAGGACATTTACAATTACAAGCCCTCAAATTCTGAGTCTTCCAAAAACCATGCGAGTTGCTGcttaaaaaacaagaagaatggTGATTTAGAAGCCGGAACCAACTCTAATCGTCCACCCAATTTTT GGATATATTTTGTAGGATGTTTGACAGGGCTGTTTTGGAGATTCATTTTTCTGG GATGGCCACAATGGAAAGAGATGTATAAGAAAAAGCGACACCACAAATTAGGCGTAACCATCACCAAAAAGCTTGCTCAAATCGATAATTCATGGCGTAAAACCAAAGTGACACCGGACACCACCGAAATCGACTCCACCGGAATCTCTCTCTCCGACGAAAACGAAAAACTGGATATCTTAGAAATCCAATCTAAACCCGTTAACAACCAAGGAGAAATCCCAGACTTCGAATACAATGATCACCATGAAACCCCTCTCCTTCTCGCTGCCGCCAATGGAATTATCGAGATCGTCGACGAGATCTTCCAAGCGAATCCTCAGGCCGTCGATTACCTAACGGTACACGACAGAAACATCCTTCACGTAGCTATTGCACATCGCCGGAAAAATATCTTCGATTGGATTTTGAAACGAAGATTAATAATGACGAGGCTTGTCAATAGAATTGACGACATGGGATTCACCGCACTGCACCATGTGGGTATCACGAAATTCTACAGCGGTGGGACTCATGGCCCTGCTCTGCAACTTCAAGAAGAGCTAAAATGGTATGAACGC AAAGTACATG gggag CTTCCGCTTCCTGTacatagaaaaaaatag
- the LOC111800238 gene encoding probable E3 ubiquitin-protein ligase RHC1A, protein MSSRNTHWCYRCEQPVQLRGRDMVCASCNGGFVQELDEMMERGPLDFFGANGHEYHNRRLGLLELFSNFMRQRLIDRNDMRGRLESIPDHGSGFGPWLIFGGQIPVRLSGHGGFEAFFNGVPGIGVSRSNGGDYFIGPGLEELFEQLSANDRRGPPPASRSSIDAMPVVKITQRHIRSNSHCPVCQDKFELGSEARKMPCDHMYHSDCIVPWLVQHNSCPVCRQELPAQGSGGSHSSSGSNNLNRNSRERENSRTNQGRRNPFSSLWPFRASSSDSNHSATTGSSSPAVHESTQHQTGYSGWPFD, encoded by the coding sequence ATGTCGAGTAGGAACACCCATTGGTGTTACAGATGTGAGCAGCCAGTTCAACTCCGTGGGCGGGACATGGTTTGCGCTAGCTGTAATGGAGGATTTGTTCAAGAACTCGATGAAATGATGGAAAGAGGTCCCCTTGATTTCTTTGGAGCCAATGGTCATGAATACCACAATCGGAGGCTTGGACTCCTGGAGCTTTTCTCAAACTTTATGAGGCAACGGTTGATAGACAGAAATGATATGAGGGGAAGGTTGGAATCTATTCCAGATCATGGTTCAGGATTTGGTCCTTGGTTGATCTTTGGTGGCCAAATTCCTGTTAGGTTGTCTGGACATGGTGGGTTTGAAGCCTTTTTTAATGGGGTTCCTGGAATTGGTGTGAGTAGGAGCAATGGTGGTGATTATTTTATTGGTCCTGGACTTGAAGAATTGTTTGAACAGCTTTCAGCAAACGACCGACGCGGACCACCCCCAGCATCTAGATCTTCAATCGATGCAATGCCTGTTGTTAAAATTACGCAAAGACACATCCGTTCGAATTCACACTGCCCTGTTTGCCaagataaatttgaattaggGTCTGAAGCTAGGAAAATGCCATGTGACCATATGTATCATTCGGATTGTATAGTTCCCTGGCTTGTCCAGCACAACTCCTGCCCTGTTTGCCGCCAAGAGCTGCCTGCACAAGGGTCAGGTGGCAGCCACAGCTCATCTGGAAGCAACAATCTTAATCGAAACAGCCGAGAGAGGGAGAATAGTAGGACAAATCAAGGAAGGAGGAACCCATTTTCAAGTTTATGGCCATTCCGAGCGTCGAGTTCTGACTCAAACCATAGTGCGACCACTGGAAGCAGCTCGCCAGCCGTACATGAGAGCACCCAACACCAAACAGGGTATTCTGGATGGCCTTTCGACTAG